The following coding sequences are from one Triticum aestivum cultivar Chinese Spring chromosome 5A, IWGSC CS RefSeq v2.1, whole genome shotgun sequence window:
- the LOC123108180 gene encoding E3 ubiquitin-protein ligase EL5-like, producing the protein MSGNPVAGAPGAPEPYAPQATYNFSARLALTVSLVLLMITVVVVVIPLMVYLMITRSRRGGGHGLAGGVLRSVGVIRSRRHGLDASALSALPVTAYRKESGAAARAECAVCLAELADGDEARELPNCGHLFHLECVDAWLRTRTTCPLCRAQAAGLPGEHGKAQSSSSSVAAAEPALNGAAGGSLTVTVHGGSPCTGRDALGSTSGSPC; encoded by the coding sequence ATGTCAGGGAACCCAGTGGCcggcgcgccgggtgctcccgagCCGTATGCGCCGCAGGCGACCTACAACTTCAGCGCCCGCCTCGCGCTCACCGTCTCTTTGGTCCTCCTGATGatcaccgtcgtcgtcgtcgtcatccctcTCATGGTTTACCTCATGATCACCCGGTCACGCAGAGGCGGCGGCCACGGCCTCGCCGGCGGCGTCCTCCGGTCCGTTGGCGTGATCCGCAGCCGGCGGCACGGGTTGGACGCGTCCGCGCTCTCGGCGCTGCCGGTCACCGCGTACCGGAAGGAGAGCGGGGCTGCCGCGAGGGCTGAGTGCGCCGTGTGCCTGGCCGAGCTCGCCGACGGAGACGAGGCGCGCGAGCTGCCCAACTGCGGCCACCTGTTCCACTTGGAGTGCGTTGACGCCTGGCTGCGCACCAGGACGACGTGCCCTCTCTGCCGGGCCCAGGCAGCGGGACTGCCCGGCGAGCACGGGAAGGcacagtcgtcgtcgtcgtcggtggcGGCCGCGGAGCCAGCGTTGAATGGTGCTGCCGGAGGAAGCTTGACCGTGACCGTGCATGGTGGCTCTCCGTGTACCGGGAGAGACGCGCTGGGGTCAACATCGGGATCTCCCTGCTAG